The Aequorivita sublithincola DSM 14238 genome window below encodes:
- a CDS encoding MMPL family transporter — translation MGKWFFKAYQFLLKNKIWSAIAFLVLLSGLVFLVSKIRFEEDISKLIPINSESQNLQKVLKTVNFTDKIIVTIHREDATSIDNLTEYATEFIDSLQTNSPEYINNIRGKVNDDDLLRTMSFVYENLPLFFDKDDYKTISNKLQKDSIAAITEANYKTLISPSGIVSKDIILKDPLGLSFIALKKLRQLGVTDDFVLKDGFLVSKDEKNILLFISPKFGSSETSENSKFADDLYALQNTLNHKYSGKVKSEYFGAALIAVANAEQIKNDIQFTVGIALTLLVLVFIFFYRKIYVPIILFVPTVFGGLLAVSILYLLREEISAISLGIGSVLLGVTLDYSLHILTHIRNNETVESLYKDVAEPILMSSLTTALAFFCLLFLDSQALQDLGIFAAVSVLGASVFALFFIPLVYRNPLSRKQQINVLDKVADYQFHKNKCLLIGLGAVFFVSIFTYHKVEFNKDISKLNYEPAEIKAAMQHLDELTDISSKSVYLATYGKSVETTLQLNDSIHETLELLKEEGKISSFSSIGALVHSQRDQRMKIAEWQRFWSEARKDSTKTNLIESGEKRGFKPKTFSNFYTFLDKNFETLKPEDYQQIPSVLLEDYIKTEADFTTITTLIKLDDENASEIKNAFKEIPNTLIIDRQEMNETFLGNLKNDFNSLIGYCLLAVLLILFLFFRSIALTLVTAVPIFITWFITLGIMGLFHIQFNIFNIIISTFIFGLGIDYSIFMTKGLLKELRTGEKVMATNKTSIMLSVLTTILGVGVLVFAKHPALYSISIVSIIGIFSAMITAFTLQPLLFKLFIGSSKKHPITPRMFVHSVLSFGYFGLGGIFLSIYSITLMPLIPFSKKMKMGWFHKVISKFMKSVLYTNPFVKKKIINESKEDFSKPAVIIANHTSFLDILAVGMLNPKICFLVNDWVYNSPVFGKAVQKADFYPVSSGIENSLEPLKKKIEQGYSLMAFPEGTRSLSNKVKRFHKGAFYLANEFNLDIIPVLIHGNSEVNPKGSFIIKDGSITVKILPRIKAEDNTLGENHTQQAKRIGAYFKDEFSSLRNQIEGPKYFHKLVLEEYRYKGDALYRSVKKELKENAEIYFKVIRQVNKSGNIAHISDDSGQLDFLLAMDGPDRKIFSFIEDSETRTILQNSYVTQKYGKLHFVETVSETLQSEIETLIISSEKMASEVISLFSTYSIKTIVLLRAVALAETENIITLGYQNIYQDANICILKEKVIIT, via the coding sequence ATGGGTAAATGGTTTTTTAAAGCATATCAATTTCTACTAAAAAATAAAATCTGGAGTGCAATTGCCTTTCTGGTGTTGCTCTCTGGCTTGGTATTCTTGGTTTCTAAAATTCGTTTTGAAGAAGATATTTCAAAATTGATTCCTATAAATAGCGAATCGCAAAATCTTCAAAAAGTACTTAAAACTGTAAATTTCACAGATAAGATTATTGTGACTATCCATCGGGAAGATGCCACATCTATTGATAATCTTACCGAATATGCCACTGAATTTATTGATAGTCTACAAACAAATTCTCCTGAATACATAAACAACATCCGCGGAAAAGTAAACGACGACGATTTACTGCGCACCATGAGTTTTGTGTATGAAAATCTACCCTTGTTTTTTGATAAAGATGACTATAAAACCATTAGCAATAAACTGCAAAAAGATAGTATTGCGGCAATAACCGAAGCGAATTACAAAACCCTAATTTCTCCTTCGGGCATTGTTTCAAAAGATATTATTCTGAAAGATCCGCTCGGACTTTCATTTATCGCTTTAAAAAAGTTAAGACAATTAGGCGTTACAGACGACTTTGTTTTGAAAGACGGTTTTTTGGTAAGCAAGGACGAAAAAAATATTCTACTTTTTATAAGTCCGAAATTTGGAAGCAGCGAAACTTCTGAAAATAGCAAGTTTGCTGATGACTTGTACGCACTTCAAAATACATTAAACCACAAATATTCCGGAAAAGTAAAAAGTGAATATTTTGGCGCCGCACTCATTGCAGTTGCAAACGCAGAACAAATTAAAAATGATATACAATTTACGGTAGGAATTGCATTGACGTTGCTGGTTTTGGTTTTTATTTTTTTCTATAGAAAAATTTATGTTCCTATAATTCTGTTTGTACCAACCGTTTTTGGAGGACTATTAGCAGTTTCAATTTTATATTTGCTTCGTGAAGAAATTTCGGCAATTTCACTTGGTATCGGTTCGGTTTTACTGGGCGTTACCCTCGATTATTCGTTGCATATTTTAACTCATATTCGCAATAACGAAACAGTTGAAAGTTTATATAAAGATGTAGCGGAGCCAATTTTAATGAGCAGTTTAACTACTGCGTTGGCGTTTTTTTGTCTATTGTTTTTGGACTCGCAAGCTTTACAAGATTTGGGAATTTTTGCAGCGGTTAGTGTTTTAGGCGCATCTGTTTTTGCGCTTTTCTTTATTCCTTTAGTTTATAGAAATCCGCTTTCGCGTAAGCAACAAATTAATGTTTTAGACAAGGTTGCCGATTATCAATTTCATAAAAATAAGTGTTTACTCATTGGGTTGGGCGCAGTTTTCTTTGTTTCAATTTTCACGTATCATAAAGTTGAATTCAACAAAGACATTTCAAAACTAAATTATGAACCTGCGGAAATAAAAGCCGCGATGCAGCATTTGGATGAGTTGACCGATATTTCTTCAAAATCGGTTTATTTGGCGACCTATGGAAAATCTGTGGAAACCACGCTTCAACTAAACGATTCCATTCATGAAACTTTAGAATTGCTGAAAGAAGAAGGGAAAATAAGCAGTTTCAGTTCCATTGGTGCTTTGGTACATTCCCAGCGCGACCAAAGAATGAAGATCGCCGAATGGCAACGATTTTGGAGTGAAGCTAGAAAAGATAGCACTAAAACAAATTTGATTGAAAGCGGAGAGAAGAGAGGTTTCAAACCCAAAACTTTCAGCAACTTTTACACCTTTTTAGATAAAAATTTCGAAACGCTAAAACCTGAAGATTATCAGCAAATACCTTCCGTGCTTTTAGAAGATTACATTAAAACGGAAGCCGATTTCACCACAATAACAACGCTCATTAAGTTAGATGACGAAAACGCTTCAGAAATTAAAAACGCTTTTAAAGAAATTCCGAATACGCTTATAATTGACCGCCAGGAAATGAATGAGACATTTTTAGGGAACCTCAAAAATGATTTCAATAGCTTGATTGGCTACTGTTTATTAGCGGTTCTTTTGATACTCTTTCTTTTCTTCCGAAGTATTGCGCTCACCCTGGTTACTGCTGTTCCCATATTTATTACATGGTTTATTACGTTGGGAATAATGGGGCTTTTTCATATTCAGTTCAACATTTTCAACATCATCATTTCCACCTTCATCTTTGGTTTGGGAATTGATTATAGCATTTTTATGACCAAAGGTTTGCTGAAAGAACTCCGCACTGGCGAAAAAGTAATGGCAACAAATAAAACCTCGATAATGCTTTCGGTTTTAACTACTATTTTGGGTGTTGGTGTTTTGGTTTTTGCGAAGCATCCTGCCTTGTATTCAATATCGATAGTTTCAATTATAGGTATTTTTTCAGCAATGATTACAGCTTTTACCCTGCAACCATTGCTGTTTAAACTTTTCATTGGCAGCTCAAAAAAGCATCCAATAACCCCGAGGATGTTTGTGCACTCAGTTTTGTCTTTTGGTTATTTTGGGTTGGGCGGAATTTTTCTTTCCATTTACAGCATCACTTTAATGCCGCTTATTCCTTTCAGCAAAAAGATGAAAATGGGTTGGTTTCACAAAGTGATTTCAAAATTTATGAAATCGGTACTTTATACAAATCCGTTTGTGAAGAAAAAGATTATAAATGAATCAAAAGAAGATTTCTCAAAACCAGCTGTGATTATTGCAAACCATACTTCATTCTTAGATATTTTGGCAGTTGGAATGCTAAATCCTAAAATCTGTTTTTTAGTGAACGATTGGGTTTATAATTCACCAGTTTTTGGAAAAGCAGTACAAAAAGCAGATTTCTATCCAGTTTCTAGCGGCATTGAAAACAGCCTCGAACCACTCAAAAAGAAGATTGAACAAGGTTATTCTTTAATGGCTTTTCCAGAAGGTACGCGCAGCTTGAGCAATAAAGTAAAGCGTTTTCACAAAGGAGCTTTTTATTTGGCAAACGAATTTAATTTAGACATAATTCCAGTATTAATTCACGGAAATAGCGAAGTAAATCCTAAAGGTAGTTTCATCATAAAAGATGGAAGCATAACCGTTAAAATTCTACCTCGCATAAAGGCTGAAGACAATACTTTAGGCGAAAATCATACACAGCAAGCAAAAAGAATTGGTGCATATTTTAAAGATGAATTTTCAAGTCTTCGCAATCAAATTGAAGGTCCAAAGTATTTTCATAAACTTGTTTTGGAAGAATATCGATATAAAGGCGATGCGTTATATCGAAGTGTGAAAAAGGAATTAAAAGAAAATGCTGAAATTTATTTTAAAGTAATTCGTCAAGTTAATAAAAGCGGTAACATCGCTCACATTTCTGATGATTCCGGGCAACTAGATTTCCTTTTGGCAATGGATGGCCCAGATCGTAAAATTTTCAGTTTTATTGAAGATTCTGAAACACGGACTATTCTTCAAAATAGCTATGTTACTCAGAAATACGGAAAGCTCCATTTTGTTGAAACTGTTTCAGAAACTTTACAGTCAGAAATTGAAACATTAATTATTTCTTCAGAGAAAATGGCTTCCGAAGTAATATCACTTTTTTCCACTTATTCAATAAAAACCATTGTTTTATTGAGAGCGGTTGCGCTTGCAGAAACCGAAAATATTATTACATTAGGCTATCAAAATATATATCAAGATGCTAATATTTGTATCTTGAAAGAAAAGGTAATCATAACATAA
- a CDS encoding DUF2062 domain-containing protein, with protein MNQKLLSENFKTLKCCVIIPTYNNYKTLQQVVEGVLVFTEDVIVVNDGSTDSTAEILLQFPQIQQILLIKNKGKGNALRQGFKHADSLGYRYAITIDSDGQHFPEDIPVFVEALENDSNKEILLIGARNMTQLGVPKKSSFGNKFSNFWFWVETGTRLQDTQSGFRLYPLFAMKNLKFYTNKFEFEIEAIVKAAWSGIEVKNVPIRIHYELENRVSHFRPFKDFTRISILNTWFVLVTFFYIKPRNLFRKLKKKGLKRFIMEDLLGSDDSAEKKALSIALGVFIGFSPIWGFHTISVIFLAILFKLNKAIAFAFSNVSLPPFIPFILYFSLKLGSWILGENFVLSLNEIDPSLELMKYLKSYIVGSLALSVSAAIMCGIAGYLILTLFERKNIFNNG; from the coding sequence ATGAATCAAAAACTACTTTCAGAAAACTTTAAAACCCTGAAATGTTGTGTAATTATTCCCACTTATAATAATTACAAAACGTTACAACAGGTAGTTGAAGGCGTTTTGGTTTTTACCGAAGATGTGATTGTGGTTAACGATGGTTCTACAGATTCCACTGCAGAAATATTGCTCCAATTTCCACAAATACAGCAAATCCTTCTTATAAAAAATAAAGGTAAAGGCAATGCCCTTCGCCAAGGTTTTAAGCACGCCGATAGTTTAGGATATCGTTACGCCATTACCATTGATAGCGACGGACAACATTTTCCAGAGGATATTCCAGTGTTTGTCGAAGCATTGGAAAACGATTCAAACAAAGAAATTCTGCTTATTGGAGCTCGTAATATGACGCAGTTAGGCGTTCCTAAAAAAAGTAGTTTTGGGAACAAATTCTCCAACTTTTGGTTTTGGGTAGAAACCGGAACCCGCCTTCAAGACACACAATCTGGTTTTCGATTGTATCCACTTTTTGCAATGAAGAATTTAAAATTCTACACCAACAAGTTTGAATTTGAAATTGAGGCCATTGTAAAAGCAGCGTGGAGTGGTATTGAAGTGAAAAATGTTCCAATACGCATCCATTACGAACTTGAAAATAGAGTATCTCATTTTAGACCTTTCAAGGATTTTACGCGTATCAGTATTTTAAATACTTGGTTTGTGCTAGTTACATTTTTTTATATAAAACCTCGAAATCTTTTCAGAAAACTAAAAAAAAAAGGACTTAAAAGGTTCATAATGGAAGATCTTTTAGGTAGTGATGATTCTGCTGAAAAAAAGGCGCTTTCCATTGCGCTTGGCGTATTTATTGGTTTTTCGCCTATTTGGGGATTTCATACCATTAGCGTTATTTTTTTAGCGATACTCTTTAAACTTAACAAAGCAATTGCCTTTGCTTTTTCCAATGTCAGTCTGCCACCGTTTATTCCTTTTATTCTATATTTCAGCTTAAAATTAGGCAGTTGGATTTTGGGTGAAAATTTTGTGCTCTCCTTGAACGAAATTGATCCAAGTTTAGAGTTAATGAAATATTTAAAATCTTATATTGTTGGCAGTTTGGCTCTTTCGGTTTCCGCAGCAATTATGTGCGGTATTGCGGGCTATTTAATCTTAACGTTGTTTGAGCGTAAAAATATTTTCAACAATGGGTAA
- a CDS encoding 3-hydroxyacyl-ACP dehydratase: protein MLIEGLYKIVSTENTETGISTKILLNKDHAIFKGHFPGNPVMPGVCMIQIIKELTEENTGKNLFLSVSSNIKFMAIINPEKNPDLQLVIDITEENEEIKVKNTTSYEETVALKLSATFKII, encoded by the coding sequence ATGCTCATAGAAGGATTATATAAAATTGTTTCTACCGAAAATACTGAAACTGGTATTTCAACAAAGATTCTTTTAAACAAAGACCACGCAATTTTTAAAGGTCATTTCCCTGGAAATCCTGTGATGCCGGGTGTTTGTATGATTCAAATTATAAAAGAACTTACCGAAGAAAATACTGGAAAGAATCTATTTTTGTCGGTTTCGTCAAACATAAAATTTATGGCGATTATCAACCCAGAAAAAAATCCTGATTTGCAGCTCGTTATTGATATTACTGAGGAAAACGAAGAAATTAAAGTGAAAAACACTACTTCTTATGAAGAAACAGTAGCCTTGAAACTGAGTGCTACTTTTAAAATTATTTAA
- a CDS encoding outer membrane lipoprotein carrier protein LolA has protein sequence MRTNFLLLFFILVGSTFQAQETAMSTTEIASFKEKVIASAKTTTSIKTDFVQYKHLDFLADDVKTSGKMVFKSPNLVKWEYTNPYKYSVIFKEDQLLINDGGTKSQVDIGNSKLFKKLNQLIVNSVKGNMFNDLDFTVNFFKSSKYNKAIFIPKDKKIAGYIASFELFFNKDDAQVYEVKMVEPSKDFTRIVFSNRTLNGTINDSVFSN, from the coding sequence ATGCGCACTAATTTTTTATTGCTATTTTTTATTTTGGTTGGAAGCACTTTTCAAGCTCAGGAAACCGCTATGAGTACTACTGAAATTGCTTCGTTTAAAGAAAAAGTAATCGCATCGGCAAAAACGACAACTTCAATTAAAACAGATTTTGTACAATATAAACACCTCGATTTTTTAGCAGACGATGTAAAAACCTCAGGAAAGATGGTTTTTAAATCGCCCAATTTAGTGAAATGGGAATACACAAATCCGTACAAATACAGTGTAATTTTTAAGGAAGATCAATTACTCATTAACGATGGCGGTACAAAAAGCCAAGTAGATATCGGCAATAGTAAACTCTTCAAAAAACTGAATCAACTAATCGTTAATAGTGTAAAAGGCAATATGTTTAACGACTTGGATTTCACGGTTAATTTCTTTAAATCTTCAAAATACAACAAAGCAATTTTCATTCCGAAGGATAAGAAAATTGCGGGTTATATTGCTTCATTTGAATTGTTTTTCAATAAAGACGACGCTCAAGTTTATGAAGTAAAAATGGTGGAACCGTCAAAAGATTTTACACGAATTGTTTTCAGCAACCGAACCTTAAATGGCACCATAAATGATTCGGTTTTTAGTAATTAG
- a CDS encoding polysaccharide deacetylase family protein gives MLKFYTINALALVVFFGLLLGGFFAEVQAWLYVLFVLIWFVITAIGSFQIKLNYHLQSLNHNYKTSEKYVSITFDDGPNPEFTPKVLTLLERREAKATFFLIGKNAEKHPEIVRQIIEEGHTIGSHSYSHSKNFGFFSTEKVHNDLEKSNSILKEITRKELKMFRPPFGVTNPNIKKALRKTGHHSIGWSKRSLDTTNLSEEKILKRITTNLKKGDVILLHDSSLKSVAVLEQLLLLLQSHELQSVPVDRLLEIEAYAH, from the coding sequence ATGTTGAAATTTTACACCATAAACGCCTTGGCTTTAGTAGTCTTTTTTGGACTGCTGCTAGGTGGGTTTTTTGCTGAAGTTCAGGCTTGGCTTTACGTTTTGTTCGTTTTAATATGGTTTGTAATTACTGCAATTGGCTCTTTTCAAATTAAGCTGAATTATCATCTTCAATCGTTAAATCACAACTATAAAACTTCAGAAAAATACGTTTCAATAACTTTTGACGATGGTCCAAATCCTGAGTTTACTCCAAAAGTTTTAACACTTTTGGAAAGACGTGAAGCAAAGGCTACCTTCTTTTTAATAGGAAAAAATGCTGAAAAACATCCCGAAATAGTTCGCCAAATAATTGAAGAAGGACACACAATCGGTAGCCATTCCTATTCACATTCCAAAAACTTTGGATTTTTTTCAACTGAAAAAGTTCATAATGATTTAGAAAAAAGTAATTCAATCTTAAAGGAAATTACTAGGAAGGAATTAAAAATGTTTCGTCCACCTTTCGGCGTAACGAATCCAAACATTAAAAAAGCGCTGCGGAAAACAGGACATCATTCCATTGGCTGGAGCAAACGTAGCCTAGACACAACAAATCTTTCCGAAGAAAAAATTTTAAAAAGAATAACGACAAATCTTAAAAAAGGCGATGTAATTCTGCTTCACGATAGCAGTTTAAAATCCGTTGCTGTATTGGAACAGTTATTGCTACTTTTGCAATCGCACGAATTGCAGTCGGTTCCAGTGGATCGACTGCTTGAAATTGAAGCTTATGCGCACTAA
- a CDS encoding beta-ketoacyl synthase N-terminal-like domain-containing protein has product MKKVYINSIASISPQKTYDNSMFLDEITDYNDTVIFAQDPDYKQYIPPAASRRMAKGIKMGVVASKIAMDEAGIETADAIITGTGMGCMIDSEKFVSAIIDNNEQYLTPTSFIQSTHNTVAGQIALGMECKAYNFTYVHSAISFESALLDAKMQLENDEANDILVGGVEELGAHTTKVHRVINHIKPEAVTISEVLKSKTEGAVFSEGANFFVVSNENKKSCYAELIALETFNTLKKNRVSETIEIFLKENNITSNDVDAVVFGNNGDVYFDGYYDQLSKGIFNKTQQIYYKHLVGENNTISAFGVWLASKILKTQTIPDIVKINDVKSSEIKTIVCYNQYRGENHSLILLKKC; this is encoded by the coding sequence ATGAAAAAGGTTTACATAAATAGCATCGCCTCTATTTCACCACAAAAAACGTATGATAATAGTATGTTTTTGGATGAAATAACAGATTACAACGATACCGTAATTTTTGCACAAGACCCAGATTATAAACAATACATTCCGCCCGCGGCTTCCCGCAGAATGGCGAAAGGAATAAAAATGGGCGTAGTAGCTTCAAAAATCGCGATGGACGAAGCTGGAATAGAAACTGCGGATGCTATCATTACTGGAACAGGAATGGGCTGTATGATAGATTCCGAAAAATTTGTGAGTGCTATTATTGATAATAACGAGCAATATTTAACACCAACTTCATTCATTCAAAGCACTCACAACACTGTCGCTGGGCAGATTGCCTTGGGGATGGAATGTAAAGCTTATAATTTTACATACGTACATTCGGCAATTTCATTTGAATCTGCTTTGCTCGATGCAAAAATGCAACTAGAAAACGACGAAGCTAATGATATTTTAGTTGGTGGCGTGGAAGAATTAGGCGCTCATACCACAAAAGTTCACCGCGTAATAAATCATATAAAACCTGAAGCAGTAACAATTTCAGAAGTTTTAAAGTCGAAAACGGAGGGTGCTGTGTTTAGTGAAGGGGCTAACTTTTTTGTAGTTTCAAACGAGAATAAGAAAAGTTGTTATGCCGAATTAATTGCTCTCGAAACCTTTAATACCCTCAAAAAAAATAGGGTTTCTGAAACAATCGAAATTTTTTTAAAAGAAAATAATATAACGAGTAACGATGTTGACGCAGTAGTTTTTGGTAATAACGGCGATGTATATTTTGACGGTTATTACGACCAACTTTCCAAAGGAATTTTCAATAAAACGCAACAGATTTATTACAAACATTTGGTGGGTGAAAACAATACCATTTCGGCTTTTGGAGTTTGGTTGGCTTCAAAAATTCTAAAAACGCAAACCATTCCTGACATTGTTAAAATCAACGATGTTAAATCTTCAGAGATTAAAACCATCGTGTGTTACAATCAATATCGCGGAGAAAATCATAGTCTTATTTTACTGAAAAAATGTTGA
- a CDS encoding beta-ketoacyl-[acyl-carrier-protein] synthase family protein, whose protein sequence is MSKGIAITGMGIISAIGNNVAENYDALINEKKGITRVDNVETIQRDEIMVGEVKFTNDELIAQLKLPSSNNYSRTAMLGAIAAKEAIADAGITDIKKYKTGIVSGTSVGGMDMTEKYYYEYLTEKEPQKYIESHHAGDSTQKIAEQLGIEESLVTTISTACSSAANAIMLGARLLKSGKLDRVLVGGADCLSKFTINGFKTLMILSDTFNTPFDENRKGLNLGEAAAFLVLESDAVVKAENKKVLAYVKGYGNANDAFHQTASSENGDGATLAMEKALKVAGLKASEIDYINAHGTATGNNDLSEGRAILRVFGEEMPEFSSTKAYTGHTLAAAGAIEAVYSILAMQNNVIFPNLNFKTSMKEFSMIPQTELKTKVLNTVLSNSFGFGGNCSAVIFSKEA, encoded by the coding sequence ATGAGCAAAGGTATAGCCATAACCGGAATGGGCATTATTTCTGCAATTGGAAACAATGTGGCAGAAAACTACGATGCGCTCATAAATGAAAAGAAAGGCATTACTCGTGTAGATAATGTTGAAACCATTCAGCGAGACGAAATTATGGTGGGTGAAGTAAAATTCACAAATGATGAATTGATTGCCCAATTAAAGCTTCCGTCTTCAAACAACTATTCCCGCACCGCAATGCTCGGTGCTATTGCCGCAAAAGAAGCAATTGCCGATGCTGGAATTACCGATATAAAAAAATACAAAACAGGTATAGTTTCCGGCACAAGCGTGGGTGGAATGGATATGACTGAAAAATATTATTACGAATACCTTACCGAAAAAGAACCCCAAAAATATATTGAAAGCCACCACGCGGGCGATTCCACTCAAAAAATTGCAGAGCAACTAGGGATTGAAGAAAGTTTGGTAACTACAATCAGTACTGCTTGTTCTTCGGCTGCCAATGCGATTATGCTTGGCGCCCGATTATTAAAATCGGGAAAATTGGACAGAGTTTTGGTTGGCGGCGCAGACTGTCTTTCAAAATTTACCATCAACGGTTTTAAAACTTTGATGATTTTAAGTGATACTTTCAATACTCCTTTCGACGAAAACCGAAAAGGATTAAATCTTGGCGAAGCCGCCGCATTCTTAGTTTTAGAAAGTGATGCAGTTGTAAAAGCAGAAAACAAAAAAGTATTAGCTTACGTAAAAGGCTACGGAAATGCTAATGACGCCTTTCATCAAACCGCCTCTTCAGAAAATGGTGATGGAGCAACTTTGGCAATGGAAAAAGCACTGAAAGTAGCAGGTTTAAAGGCTTCAGAAATTGATTATATAAATGCGCACGGAACTGCAACGGGCAATAATGACCTTTCAGAAGGGAGAGCAATCCTTCGTGTTTTTGGCGAAGAAATGCCAGAATTCAGTTCTACAAAAGCATACACAGGCCATACTTTAGCGGCTGCTGGCGCTATTGAAGCGGTTTATTCAATTTTAGCAATGCAGAACAACGTAATTTTTCCAAACTTGAATTTTAAAACGTCTATGAAAGAATTTTCAATGATTCCACAAACAGAATTGAAAACGAAAGTATTGAATACCGTGCTTTCAAATTCATTTGGTTTTGGAGGAAATTGTTCAGCGGTAATATTTTCAAAAGAAGCGTAA
- a CDS encoding phosphopantetheine-binding protein has translation MSELKEELKAKIIEQLNLEDVSVAEIADDDALFGDGLGLDSIDALELIVMLDKDYGIRLSDPKEGKKIFESVQVMADYIEANRTK, from the coding sequence ATGAGCGAATTAAAAGAAGAATTAAAAGCAAAAATCATTGAGCAATTGAATCTTGAAGACGTGTCTGTGGCAGAAATAGCAGATGATGACGCTCTTTTTGGCGACGGCCTTGGTTTAGATTCTATTGATGCTTTGGAACTTATAGTGATGCTGGATAAAGATTACGGCATCCGTCTAAGCGACCCGAAGGAAGGGAAAAAGATTTTTGAATCTGTACAAGTTATGGCAGATTATATTGAGGCAAACCGCACGAAGTAA
- a CDS encoding methyltransferase, translated as MQTTTKKMNAIEALEEAHRIAFAPFVFQASVSLRKLGILDYIFENRKDGGPTATEISQKLSLSEYGVGVLLEIAQTSNIVNKCEAEKYELTKVGYFLNYNETASVNLNFAHDVCYKGLFYLDESIKTGKPEGLKELGEWPTIYEGLSKLKPAEQKAWFDFDHHYSDDIFAEALEKIFESKPKTLFDIGGNTGKFSIKCCHFNEDVNVKIVDLPGQLKMALANAENNGFKDRISGHPIDWLSENPQIPTGADLIWMCQFLDCFSEDEIVKVLSICARSMDENAQLVIVETFTDRQAFRASQFILEATSLYFTVLANGNSKMYPASVFIKLIDKAGLKLQEDFALGDYHTMLVCKKK; from the coding sequence ATGCAAACAACCACAAAAAAAATGAATGCTATCGAGGCATTGGAAGAAGCACATCGGATTGCTTTTGCGCCTTTTGTTTTTCAGGCTTCCGTATCGCTGCGGAAACTTGGAATTCTCGATTACATTTTTGAGAATCGGAAAGATGGCGGACCTACAGCAACAGAAATTTCTCAAAAACTTTCATTAAGCGAATACGGCGTTGGAGTACTTCTGGAAATTGCACAAACCTCTAACATTGTCAACAAATGTGAAGCGGAAAAGTATGAATTAACCAAAGTTGGCTATTTCCTTAACTATAATGAAACCGCAAGTGTAAATCTCAATTTTGCACATGATGTGTGTTACAAAGGATTATTTTATCTAGACGAATCTATCAAAACAGGAAAACCCGAAGGTCTAAAAGAATTGGGTGAATGGCCAACTATTTATGAAGGTCTTTCCAAGTTAAAACCCGCTGAACAAAAGGCGTGGTTTGATTTTGATCACCACTATTCTGATGATATTTTTGCAGAAGCACTTGAAAAAATATTTGAAAGTAAACCCAAAACACTTTTTGATATTGGTGGAAATACGGGCAAATTCTCTATTAAATGTTGCCATTTTAATGAAGATGTAAATGTGAAAATAGTCGATTTGCCAGGTCAGTTAAAAATGGCTTTGGCTAATGCTGAAAACAACGGTTTTAAAGATAGAATTTCTGGTCACCCGATTGATTGGCTTTCAGAAAATCCTCAAATTCCAACAGGTGCAGACTTAATTTGGATGTGTCAGTTTCTAGATTGTTTTTCAGAAGATGAAATTGTAAAAGTTTTAAGTATTTGTGCAAGATCAATGGATGAAAATGCGCAATTGGTAATTGTTGAAACTTTCACCGATAGACAAGCCTTCCGTGCGTCGCAGTTTATTTTGGAGGCGACTTCCTTATACTTTACAGTGCTTGCCAACGGCAATAGTAAAATGTATCCCGCCAGCGTTTTTATCAAATTGATTGATAAAGCAGGCTTAAAACTTCAAGAGGATTTTGCTCTTGGCGATTATCACACAATGTTGGTCTGCAAAAAGAAATAA